In Flavobacterium hankyongi, the genomic window CATAACCTTCTATCAAAATCAGAAAACCGAAAAATCACTGGAAGTGCTTAGACAATTATCCTCTCCAAGAGCATTAGTGATTCGTGATGGTAAAGAAATTCGAATTGCTGGTAGAGAAGTTGTTCCAGGTGATATTATTCTTTTAAATGAAGGCGATCGTGTCCCTGCTGACGCATTACTTTTAGAAAGTAATCATCTAACAATTGATGAATCTCTTTTGACTGGCGAGTCCATTCCTGTAATTAAATTGGTAGGTAATGATCTAACTAATGCGCAAAATCAAATTTTTAGCGGTACATTGGTAGTGCAAGGAAAAGGAACCGCAAAGGTTTTGAATACCGGTACCAAAACCCAATTTGGAAAAATTGGAACTTCACTTCAATCCATCGAACAAGATACAACTCGATTGCAACACGAAATAAAACAATTAGTTCGAAACTTATTTATCGTTGGTGCAGTTATAAGTGTTGCAGTAATTGCGGCTTTTTATTTTACGAGAGGCAATTTTATTCAGTCGCTTCTTAACGGACTTTCCACTGCAATGGCTCTTTTACCGGAAGAATTCCCTGTTGTTCTCACTATTTTTCTTGCATTGGGAGCCTGGCGAATTTCAAAAAAGAATGTATTAACCCGAAAACCAACTGCTATTGAAACGCTTGGCTCGGCTACCGTTTTATGTAGCGATAAAACAGGAACTATTACGCAAAACAAAATGGAAATAGCCGCTTTGCATAGCAGTAATAAAAGTTATTACAGGGAAGAATTCCAAGCCAATGAAACACAAATTGATGAGTTACTAAAAGCATTGTTTTTTGCCTCTACAGCAAATTCTATAGATCCAATGGAAAAGGCAATTGTCAATGAATTTAAAAAGCCTGATTCGAATGATAATGAATTGGCATTTTTAAAGGAATATCCGTTGAGTAAAAATTTGTTTGCTATGACAAGGGTTTTCAAATCAAAAAATGAAAACTCGAGTATTGCATTTTGCAAAGGTGCACCTGAAGCAATTTTCAAATTATGTCATTTATCTGAAGTGGAAATTGCTTCGTACACTCAAACAGTTCAAGAATTTGCACAAAAAGGTTTGAGAGTGCTTGCTGCTGCGAGCTGTAATTTACAAAACAAAATTTTACCCGAAAATCAAAGTGACTTTAATTTTTCCTTTGTTGGTTTAGTTGGATTTGAAGACCCAATAAGACCAGAAGTTCCTGCAGCAATAAAAGAATGCTATGAGGCAGGAATAAGAGTTATCATGATTACTGGTGATTATCCTGCAACCGCCAAAAGCATTGCTTCAAAAATTGGATTACAGCATTATGAAAATGTATTGACTGGAACAGAACTAACAAATCTAAGCAGCGAAGAATTAAAGCGAAAAATAACCCAAACTAATATTTTTGCCAGAATTATTCCCGAACAGAAACTTCAAATCATTCAGGCATTAAAAGCAAACACTGAAATTGTTGCCATGACTGGAGATGGTGTAAATGATGCTCCTGCCTTAAAAGCAGCCGACATTGGTATAGCTATGGGATTAAAAGGAACGGATGTTGCCCGTGAAGCATCTTCGATTGTATTGCTTGATGACAATTTTGCTTCTATAGTTCATGCCATTCGTTCAGGCAGAAAAATATTTGACAACCTGCAAAAAGCAATGTCTTATATAATAGCAATTCATATTCCGATTATTGGTCTTGTGTTATTTCCTGCATTTTTTACCTCTCTTCCAATTCTTTTAATGCCTTTACATATCGTGTTTTTAGAATTAATCATTGACCCTGTTTGTGCTATTGCCTTTGAATCAGAACAGGAAGAACAAGGCATCATGAGTCGTCCTCCACGCAATCCTGATGATTTATTTTTTGGATTCAGTAAAATATTTTCCAGTTTAATTAGAGGTTTACTTTTACTATTTATGGTACTTGCAGTCTATTTTCTTTCCATAAATGAAGGACACACATCTGGAGAAGTAAGAGCTATAGCCTTTTCATCGCTAATCATTGGGAATGTATTTTTAATACTTACCTCTCTTTCAAACACAAGAAGTTTTATGTCAATTATAAGAGAAAAAAAACTTTCAGTCTTAATTATTTCAATCACGGCATTGGTTCTTCTCTTCCTGACCATTACAATTCCTTTTTTACAAAATATTTTCAGTTTTCAATTTGCAGGCTATGAACACTTTAGAATTTCAATATTAGGAGCATCAGTAATGTTACTACTATTTGAACTAACAAAATGGTTGAAACAATTTAAATCTAAAAAAAAACAGCATTGAGACAAATAAAAAGTATGAAAACTGCTAACCGTGGTTTTGTGTAAGCAAAGGTTTAAATTTATCGGAAAGTATTAGTGTCTGCAATCTCTCTCGATGTACAGCCTTTTCCTTTAAACTTATCGGTATACTTGTAAACATAAAGTAACAACTTTTCACTCTTTATAAAAGATTAGACGATGGCCGTTACCCTATGAGCATTCCTAGCAACATAGGGCAAACGAACAGATTATTTTACTTTTATAACAACTTTTCCCTTAGCACGACTTGACTCAACATAAGACAGTGCTTCATTGGTTTGTTCAAACAGAAATACTTTATCAACTATTGGATGAATTTTTCCAGCTTCAATCAACTTGGTAATTTCGGTTAACTGTTTGCCTTCTGCTCTCATAAATAAGAACTTAAAATTGACATTCAGCTTTTTTGCTTTTCGTCTTACCGACATACTCAATAAACCCATCAGCATTTGAAAAGGCCAAGCCAAACCAATTTTCTTAGCAAATTCGGCTGTTGGGGGTCCTGTTAATGAAACAAGTGTGCCGCCCGGTTTTAGAATTTTTAAAGATTTTTCAAGAATTTCAGCTTCTCTATTGCTATGCAATACCACATCATAATCTTTTAAAATAGTAGCAAAATCTTGCGTTTTGTAATCAATCACTAAATCAGCACCAAGACTTTTAACTAAAGCCGTATTTGCCGAACTCGTTGTAGTTGTCACAAAAGCTCCAAGATGTTTTGCTAACTGAATAGCAAAAGTTCCCACACCCCCAGAACCTGCTTGAATAAAAACTTTTTGACCTTTCTTCAAGTTAGCAATTTCGACAAGTGCTTGCCAAGATGTTAATCCAACTAAAGGAATAGAAGCTGCTTCTTCCATTGAAATAGTTTTGGGTTTCAGAGCTAAATCAGATTCATTAACTGCGATTTGTTCTGCAAAAGTACCAATTCTGAAATCGCCAACTCTAGAATAAACCTCATCTCCTACTTTAAACTTAGCAACTTTCGCTCCTACTTTTGTAATCACACCCGCCATGTCATGTCCGTTTACAAAAGGCGTTTTGTAAGGTAAAAACAGTTTGAATTCTCCATTTCTAATTAGTGAATCTAATAAATTCACACCTGCAGCATCAATTTGAACCAAAACTTCATTTTCGTTTAGGGTTGGCTCATTCACATTGGTTAAATGTAATGTTTCTTTTTTGCCGTATTTTTTTACGATGAATGCTTTCATAATTTTACTTTATCGTTTCTAAATAACTTTTTCGTAATGCATCTGTTCCGCTTGAAACTTGACCAAAAAAAGTAGTTTCGGTTTTAATCCCACAAAATTCAAAAACACCTTGTTCAATTACTCTTATTTGGGCCTGATTCATTAATGTTTCTTCATAAATAGCTGTTGGTGTATTGGTATTGATGTAAACATGCGCTGTTTTCTCACTCAATAAACCTACTGAACCATTTTCGGTAATCTTATAAGCAAATCCGTGCGTAAAAACCCTATCGATAAATCCTTTTAACATCGCTGGCATTTGCGCCCACCACATAGGGTAAACAATTGTCAAATGATCTGCCCATTGTATCAATTTTTGATAATGCGCTGTATCGTTTGGTATTTCTTTACCCATAAACATATACTCAATATCGGGCATATCTAAAACCGGATTGAACTTCTCTCCATAAAGGTCGATAATTTTTACTTCTTCTCCTCTAGCAATTGCTTTTTTTTCAACTTCATCAACAATAGCTTTTGTAAAACTTGCAGGATTTAAGTGCGAATAAATGATAAGATGTTTCATAATTGTAAATTTTAAAATTGTATTATTGGTTTAATTGTTTCAGAATACTTTTTTCTAAAGTTCCGTAAGCAAAATGTTGCATGTTAATTAGCGTTGAAGAACCTTTGCCCACAACATTTCTGAATTTTGGATACTTCGTTTGAATCACTTTAATTACTCTTTCGGCTACAAGAATTGGATCTTCTGCCTTGTCTAATAAGGCATCAGAAAATTTTTGAATCTTATTTCTCAAAGTGTTATAGTCGGAAATTCTATTTACTGTAGCCGTTGAATTATTGATGACATTGGTTTTAAAAGCCGCAGGTTCAATCATGGCTACTTCAATATTAAACTCATTCAATTCATATCGTAAGGATTTGAAATAGCCTTCTAAAGCGTGTTTGGAAGCAGCATAGTAAGCCGTATTTGGAAAAGATACAAGTCCAATAATAGAACTTACCGTAATAATTTTACCTGATTTTTGTTTTCTAAAGTGCGGTAATATTGCATTGGTAACCTTGATGGTTCCCCAGAAGTTGGTTTCTAATTGTTGTCTACCCAACTCAATAGGAGTTTCTTCGGCAATTCCTGATACATAAAATCCGGCATTATTGATAAGCACGTCTAATTGAGTCGTTTCTTTGAAAAGTCTTTCTGAAAAAGTAGTAATGGATTGCTCTGAATCTAAATCTAATGCAATCATTTTGAACGGTACAGTTGCTGCATATTTTTCGGGATTTCTGCTGGTGCCTATTACATTGAAGCCCGATTTATGTAATTGGTTTGCGATTAACAACCCAAAGCCTGATGAGGCACCTGTTATTAAAATTGTTGGTTTCATTTCGTTTCTTTTAAATATTATTTTATAAATTTGCTTGCTTTTTGCAAGTGCAAATATACAAACTACTTTCAAAATGCAAGTGAAGTTTTGAAATATTTTTATAGTTATGGAAAAAAATAAAAAAAGATCGGACTGTCCAATTAGTTGTACTCTTGATATTTTAGGCGATAAATGGTCGTTATTGATCATTAGAGATATGATGTTTCGTCAAAAATCGACTTATGGGGAATTTTTAAAATCGGAAGAAAAAATTGCTACCAATATTTTGGCTTCAAGACTACAAAATTTGGAAGAAAATGAGCTTATCGAGAAACTAGAACACCCAGAAAGTAAAGCCAAGGTTTTATATAAGCTTACACCAAAAGCAATTGATTTATTACCCATTATTGTAGAAATCCATTTATGGGCAGATAAATACTTTACCATTCCAGCCGACATAAAAGCCATGATAAATGATGCTAAAAAAGGAAAAGAGGCCTTTATAAAAGCTACAACGCAGCAATTAAAAAAGCAAATAGCGGGTTAAAAAGATCGAACTGCTAACAAGAGTCAGAGGATATTGCGAATTTTGTGAGTAAATTAAAGTTTACATTTCGATAGATTTTTCTTAAATATAAATAGTCGATTTAAAAACGCTAACATCAATAAGTACAGAACGCTAGTTAGTAGCTTAACAAAAGCTAAATTCATTTTTAACAAAATCTTTTTAAACAATCAAAATATTAATCGTAATATTGCGATAATTAATTTAATTATGGGAATTACTAAAACTGATATATTCAACGAACAGCAAAACAAGTTGGCAACCATACTAAAAGCACTGGCACATCCGGCACGTATTGCTATACTTCAACATATCATCAAGCAAAATGCTTGTATTTGTAATGATTTAGTAAATGAACTTGGTTTAGCCCAAGCCACAATCTCTCAGCATTTGAGAGAATTAAAAAACATAGGCATCATCAAAGGAAATATAGAAGGAACCAGTGTTTGTTATTGTATAGATGAAGAAATTTGGCTACAAATTAAATCTGAACTCACACTCTTCTTTACAGAAGATGTAAAAACAAAAAAAAGCTGCTAGTATTTTTTTGAAAACAACAATCGTAATATTACAATATAACAATAAAATAAAATCACTATGAAACTATCAGATGTAAAAAGTATTTTACCAACACTAGACAATGTTGTTTTTCAATTAGAAAACGGAACCTATGTTCCTGAACATTTCCACGTAACAGAAATTGGTGTTGTGACCAAACATTTCATTGATTGTGGAGGAACAATTCGAAACGAAAAAGTTACAAACTTCCAGTTGTGGAATGCTAACGACTATGAACATAGACTTAAACCTTCAAAACTTATGAATATCATAAAACTGTCTGAAGAAAAGCTTGGCATTGAAGATTTGGAAATTGAAGTGGAATATCAAGGTGAAACCATTGGTAAATACGAATTAGAATTTAATGGAAACCATTTTTTATTAAAAAACAAAACAACAGCATGTTTAGCCTCAGATGCTTGTGGTATCCCATCTCAAAAAGAAGAAAACACAGCTTGCTGTTCCCCTAACTCTAAATGCTGCTAACTATGATAGAAAAAGCTATCAAATATAAGAAGCCACTCATCATAACAACTTCTGTTATAGCATTACAGTTATTTTTTGGTTTTGATCCTAAGTTTTGCATTATTAATATGATTTGGTTATTAGTTTAAAAGCATGGAAGTAAAAAAAATATTAGTTCTTTGTACCGGAAACAGTTGCAGAAGCCAAATCGCTGAAGGTTATTTACGCCACTACACAAACAATCGAGCAATTGTGTATAGTGCCGGTGTAGAAACTCATGGTGTAAATCCAAAGGCAATTGCAATAATGAAAGAAGACAATATTGACATTTCAAATCATACCTCAAACAATGTTAATGAATATTACAATGTTGATTTTGATTATGTGATAACCGTTTGCGATAATGCTAACGAAAGATGTCCTTTCTTTCCGTCACAAGCAAAAAAGTTTCATCAAAATTTTCCAGACCCTGCAAAAGCAACAGGATCAGAAAAAGAAGTTGAGGAAAAATTTAGAGAAGTACGAGATCTTATTAAAAAATATTGTCAGGAGTTTGCAATAACAAACATAAAATAGCTGCTAGTGCAGCTATTTTTTTTCATTAGTTCTATTCATTCGAGTGGTGTAATAGCTGTTAACTCTTTTTTGAATCATAACAGATTCCAAAAATTCTTTTGTACTTGCAATAATTAGTCTTAAATTTAGTATTATTATCCTGAGTCAGTATAAAAAATATAAGGCTGATTTAAAATTTTAAAACATAGTAAGCAATGCAAAAATTACAGTTTAAAAAAGAAATAAAAGCATCAGCTCAAAAAGTATATGAAACGATGCTTGGCTTAAAAAACAAAGCTACTTACGAATATTGGACAGCAACTTTTAATCCTACTTCTACTTATGAAGGTAGTTGGGACAAAGGAAGTAAAATTCATTTTGTAGGGGTAGATGAAAGCGGTAAAAAAGGCGGAATGGCTTCAGAAATTGTAGCGCATCAACCTGCCGGGTTTGTTTCTATACGTCATTATGGATTTCTGGACGGTGATCTTGAAATTACCACAGGTGAACAAGTAGAAAAATGGGCAGGTGGTCATGAAAATTACAGTTTTCAAGAAAACAATGGTATTACAACGGTAACGGTAGATATGGATACTATCGATGAATACTTGGAATATTTCAATGACATTTATCCAAAAGCATTAGACAAATTAAAAGAGATTTCTAAAAAATAAATAATTGCATGACCAATTTGAATTCTCCAACTTTTTCAATTTTGACAACTGAAAAATTAACTTTGAGACAATTATCTATTGACGATCAGCAAGCAATTTTTGATTTGCGTTCTGACCCAGATATTAATAAATACCTTGGCAGACAACTTTGTGAAACAAAAGAAGAAGCTATAAACTTTATCAATAAGGTTAACGAAAATATTGAAAAAAACATTTCATTCTATTGGGCAATTACTTTAACAGATACCAAAACATTTGTTGGTACGATTTGTCTATTTGATTTTTCAAACGAAAGAAGCAGTTGTGAAATAGGGTACGAACTTATAACAAAGTTCCAAGGACAAGGTATAATGAAAGAAGCTCTGCAAGTGGTTATTGATTATGTTTTTCAATCATTAAAATTTAAAAAAATAGTTGCGTTTACTCATCACGAAAATCTGAACTCAACAAAACTATTAACAAAATTTAATTTTGTAGCATCTTCAGAATTAGATGACGAAAATCCAAACCTAATCATGTTCACTTTAACACAATAACTACTAAAAGTGAAAATTCGAATCTCTGAAAACGATTTTCATTTAGTTTTAATTGGTACTGACTGATGACTTTTCTTTTAAGAGTAAAAATTTATAGAATGTGAAATGAGAAATACCATAGGCTAAAATTACAATTTGGTAAATAGCTTCATTTTTCACATAAAACTTATTAATAAAAAAAGCGCCAATTTGTACAACAAACAAGATGGCGCTAATAAGTAGCCAATACCCTTTTTTATCCGAATTATTCACATAATTTATAATAGCAACACCACCAATAAGTGATGTACAAAAAGTATTCAATATCCAAATATAATAAGCATCACCCAAACTATTATCAACAAAATCAACTAGATACAAGTACAATACAAAAAAAGGAATAATAGCAACAAATACTGCAATTTTTGTTTGTTGGGTTATTAAATCAAAAACCAAAAAACACAGACATATTTTAAAAAACAGTGAGCAAATACTTGCTAAAGCAAAAAAATCAGTGAAACTTAAAGTAAAAAAAACTGATGCAAACTGATAAAACAAAAGTGCTAAGAAATAGACTAATTGCTTTTTTGAAGAGCTAACAAAATATAAAACAAGTAAAATAGGTATTCTTATAAACCAAAATATTTTTTCAAAAAATTCCCAATCAAACATTGATGAAAAACTGTAAAGTAACAGGTTTCCGAAGTATAAAATTATTAGTAGTTTTGAAAGTTTGTGTAATTTCAAATCCATTTAAAGCAGTTAATACCTTAAATTTACTACAATAAATTAACATTTACAATAATTAATTATGTCGGTCACAATAAGAAAAGCTACAATTACAGATATGATTTCGGTTTTAGAGATTGTAAACTACGAAATCTCAAACACAACTGCTATTTGGGATTATGACCTTAGGACATTAGAAGAACAAGAAGCAATTTACATTGAAAAACTTGAAAAAGAGTTTCCTTTTTTAGTTGCAGAAATAGATGGTAAAATTGTTGGTTTTGGAACTTATGGAACTTTCCGATTTAAAATTGGGTATCGATTTACTGTAGAACATTCTGTTTACATTAACAAAGATTTTCATGGCAATGGAATTGGCACCCTACTGCTCAAAGAATTAATTGAGATCGCTAGGAATCAAAACTTACACACGATGATTGGTGTTATCGATTCTGAAAATCATGGTAGTATTACATTTCATAAAAAACTTGGTTTTCAAGAAGTGGGACACATTAAAGAAACAGGGTTTAAATTTGATCGATGGTTGGATTCTGTTTTTGTGCAAATTTTATTATAATTTTCTTCCTAGAACTGGCAAAAATTAATTCTTACCTTTGCAAAAAAATAAATACATGCAAAATTTATATATAGGTTATCATTTTCAAGTAGAACCAAAAGATTTAGGTTCAGAAATTTTAATTGCCGAATTAGGAGAACTTCCTTTTGATAGTTTTATTGAAACAGAAAATGGTTTCTCAGCATATATACCAAAAGAAAACTGGAACGAAAATATCTTAGAAGATATTTATATTTTGAATAACCCTGAGTTCAAAATTAGTTTTACTATTGAGGAAATTGAACAAAAAAACTGGAATGCCGAATGGGAAAAAAACTTTGATCCAATTGATGTAGATGGTCTTTGTCATGTTCGTGCACCCTTCCACCCAAAAACAGATGCTCAATACGATATTGTAATTGAACCAAAAATGAGTTTTGGAACTGGTCATCATGAAACAACTCATATGATGATTCAACACCTATTAGAAATGGATGTTGAAGGTTTAAAAACTCTTGATATGGGATGTGGCACAGCAATTTTAGCGATTTTAGCAGAAATGAAAGGTGCTCAACCAATAGATGCTATTGATATTGATAATTGGTGCTACTTAAATTCAATAGAAAATGCTGAAAGAAACAATTGCCAACACATTTCAGTATACGAAGGAGATGCATCACTTTTAGCAGGTAAAAAATATGATTTAATTATTGCTAACATCAACCGAAACATACTATTAAACGATATGCAAACGTATGTAGATAGCTTAAATCCTAAAGGTATTATTTTGTTTAGTGGATTTTACGAACAAGACATACCTCACATTGATGCTTCTTGTACAGAAAAAGGTTTAACTTTTGTTAAAAAAATAAACCGAAACAACTGGGTATCATTAAAATATGTAAATTCGTAATTAAGAAAAATACCCCCAAATCTAAATGGCGACGATTGAAAAAATACAAGAACAATTAGAGGTACTGGAACTAGTTGCTACCAACCATGAAATTATTTTGTATAACGACGATGTTAATACTTTTGATCATGTGATAGACACTTTAGTACGTGTTTGTAAACACGACGATCTTCAGGCAGAACAATGTGCTTTATTAGTTCATTATACTGGAAAATGCGGTGTAAAAACAGGTTCTTTTGACGAATTAAAACCACAATGTAGTGCATTATTAGATGCTGGTTTGAGTGCTGAAATTATTTAACAAATTATTTGTTAAACGTTAAATTCTCCATATCTTTCACTTTTAAATTTTAAAGTAAATATGGAAGTCTACGGAAAAATACTCATTATTGCGATGCCATGTTTTTTGGCACTCATTATTATTGAAAAATTGTACGGCTATTTCAAAGGGGTTGATCATGCTCCGCTAATGGACAGTGTTTCAAGTATTAGTTCCGGAGTTACCAATGCAACAAAGGATGTTTTGGGTTTAAGTATCACCATTCTGACTTATGAGTGGATGGTTTCTAAAATGGCATTATTCACTATTCAAGAATCAGCCCTAGCCTATATTGTTGCCTTTATTGCTATAGATTTTCAAGGGTATTGGACACATCGATGGGCTCATCAAATTAATATTTTTTGGAACAAACATGCTATTCATCATAGTAGTGAAGAGTTTAACTTATCGTGTGCTTTACGTCAATCGGTTTCACAATTTTTTAATTTATTTACTTTTCTATTATTACCTGCTGCTTTGTTAGGTGTTCCTGCTAAGGTAATCGCCATTACACTTCCTATCCAGTTTTTTATACAATTTTGGTATCATACCAGATACATTAACAAAATGGGCTTTTTGGAAAAAATTATCGTTACTCCTTCACACCATAGAGTTCATCATGCCATTAACCCTGAATACATGGATAAAAATCATTCGCAGGTTTTTATTATTTGGGATAAAATGTTTGGCACTTTCCAAGAAGAATTACCAGAAGTTCCTGCAGTATTTGGAATTACTCGTCCAGCCGAAACCTGGAATCCATTCAAAATTAATTTCCAACATATGTGGGTTTTAATAAGAGATGCGTGGCGTGCAGAAAAATTTTCGGACAAACTAAAAATTTGGTTTATGCCAACAGGTTGGCGCCCTGAAGGATTTGACAAAAAATATCCCCTTCATAAAATTGATAATGTCTACAATTTTCAAAAATTTGGAACCAATAATAGCAAAACATTGATTGCTTGGTCGGTAGCGCAATTACTACTTACATTACTACTTATCACTTATTTCTTTGATAATATTGCTAAAATTGGTATACCAGGAATTTTTATTTACGGATTTTTTATTTTCGCTACAGTTTATAGCTATACTGAATTGATGGATAAAAACAAATATGCCTTTGTCTATGAAGGTATACGTTATGCTTTTGCAATTGCCATTGTGTTCCTAATAGGAAGCTGGTTCAAAATTGATGATGTAATTCCGTATGGAACAATTATCGTTATGAGTTACTTGACTTTATGTCTTTTAATAAGTATTTATTTTGTGACTGTAGAATTTAAAGAAACGCAAAACCAACCTGCCTTAAGTTAATTTTATGAGTAATTATTTAAAAATTTTCGCTGGAATAAGTGTGTTTTATCTTGTTCTATTATTTATTGGTCAAGATGAAATCGCTTGGTATTTAAAGCCCTTTTTACTTCCTTTCTTAATTTTAGAAACCTATTCATCAGAAAATTTCAAAACCAAAAACTTACTCCTTTCGGCATTGATTTTTTCATGGATTGGAGATATAATTTTAATGTTTGCAGATAAAGGTGAATTGTATTTTATCTTCGGTTTAGTTTCCTTCCTGATTGCCCATATTATATTCATTGTTCTATTCATAAAACAAGAAAAAGAAACAACTACTACAAACAAATTGTTTTGGATAGGATTGATTATAGTTGGAATCTATCTTCTTGGAATGTTGTTCCTACTCTTCCCAAGTCTAGGCGATTTAAAAATTCCTGTAACTGTTTATGCTGTTACCATATCAACCATGCTTTTAATGGCTGTAAAAGGTTATTTTAATTGGAGTAAACCTTACAATCAAACTGTTTTATTAGGTGCTCTAATTTTTGTTTCTTCAGATAGTATTTTGGCAATAAATAAATTCCACTCTGAACTACCAAAATCAGGGTTTTTAATAATGACAACGTATATTGTTGCTCAGTTTTTAATTACCAAAGGGATTTTAAATCTCAATAAAAAAAATTAACTAATCTTTCCTATTGCACAACTTACATACGATTTTGCTTTTTTAGCCACTGAATTTGCAGTTCCTTCTTCAGGATAACCTAATTTAGCGAGTATTTCTTTTACAGTTCCTACTATATCATTAGAAACGTACTCAAAATTGACTTTACTCTCTTCAATTAAAACTTCAATATTTTGAATCCCTTTAATACTAGCTAATTTTGATGTAATAGTGTTGGCACAACCTCCACACTTTAAATTTTGAACAATTA contains:
- a CDS encoding DUF6428 family protein, translating into MKLSDVKSILPTLDNVVFQLENGTYVPEHFHVTEIGVVTKHFIDCGGTIRNEKVTNFQLWNANDYEHRLKPSKLMNIIKLSEEKLGIEDLEIEVEYQGETIGKYELEFNGNHFLLKNKTTACLASDACGIPSQKEENTACCSPNSKCC
- a CDS encoding SDR family NAD(P)-dependent oxidoreductase, with the protein product MKPTILITGASSGFGLLIANQLHKSGFNVIGTSRNPEKYAATVPFKMIALDLDSEQSITTFSERLFKETTQLDVLINNAGFYVSGIAEETPIELGRQQLETNFWGTIKVTNAILPHFRKQKSGKIITVSSIIGLVSFPNTAYYAASKHALEGYFKSLRYELNEFNIEVAMIEPAAFKTNVINNSTATVNRISDYNTLRNKIQKFSDALLDKAEDPILVAERVIKVIQTKYPKFRNVVGKGSSTLINMQHFAYGTLEKSILKQLNQ
- a CDS encoding winged helix-turn-helix transcriptional regulator; the encoded protein is MEKNKKRSDCPISCTLDILGDKWSLLIIRDMMFRQKSTYGEFLKSEEKIATNILASRLQNLEENELIEKLEHPESKAKVLYKLTPKAIDLLPIIVEIHLWADKYFTIPADIKAMINDAKKGKEAFIKATTQQLKKQIAG
- a CDS encoding NADP-dependent oxidoreductase produces the protein MKAFIVKKYGKKETLHLTNVNEPTLNENEVLVQIDAAGVNLLDSLIRNGEFKLFLPYKTPFVNGHDMAGVITKVGAKVAKFKVGDEVYSRVGDFRIGTFAEQIAVNESDLALKPKTISMEEAASIPLVGLTSWQALVEIANLKKGQKVFIQAGSGGVGTFAIQLAKHLGAFVTTTTSSANTALVKSLGADLVIDYKTQDFATILKDYDVVLHSNREAEILEKSLKILKPGGTLVSLTGPPTAEFAKKIGLAWPFQMLMGLLSMSVRRKAKKLNVNFKFLFMRAEGKQLTEITKLIEAGKIHPIVDKVFLFEQTNEALSYVESSRAKGKVVIKVK
- a CDS encoding GNAT family N-acetyltransferase, with amino-acid sequence MTNLNSPTFSILTTEKLTLRQLSIDDQQAIFDLRSDPDINKYLGRQLCETKEEAINFINKVNENIEKNISFYWAITLTDTKTFVGTICLFDFSNERSSCEIGYELITKFQGQGIMKEALQVVIDYVFQSLKFKKIVAFTHHENLNSTKLLTKFNFVASSELDDENPNLIMFTLTQ
- a CDS encoding cation-translocating P-type ATPase, encoding MEQGITSEKAVELLKQYGYNELSSAKPKKIWKIALEVVKEPMFILLLACGSLYLILGDYSEGIVLLCWIFIIIFITFYQNQKTEKSLEVLRQLSSPRALVIRDGKEIRIAGREVVPGDIILLNEGDRVPADALLLESNHLTIDESLLTGESIPVIKLVGNDLTNAQNQIFSGTLVVQGKGTAKVLNTGTKTQFGKIGTSLQSIEQDTTRLQHEIKQLVRNLFIVGAVISVAVIAAFYFTRGNFIQSLLNGLSTAMALLPEEFPVVLTIFLALGAWRISKKNVLTRKPTAIETLGSATVLCSDKTGTITQNKMEIAALHSSNKSYYREEFQANETQIDELLKALFFASTANSIDPMEKAIVNEFKKPDSNDNELAFLKEYPLSKNLFAMTRVFKSKNENSSIAFCKGAPEAIFKLCHLSEVEIASYTQTVQEFAQKGLRVLAAASCNLQNKILPENQSDFNFSFVGLVGFEDPIRPEVPAAIKECYEAGIRVIMITGDYPATAKSIASKIGLQHYENVLTGTELTNLSSEELKRKITQTNIFARIIPEQKLQIIQALKANTEIVAMTGDGVNDAPALKAADIGIAMGLKGTDVAREASSIVLLDDNFASIVHAIRSGRKIFDNLQKAMSYIIAIHIPIIGLVLFPAFFTSLPILLMPLHIVFLELIIDPVCAIAFESEQEEQGIMSRPPRNPDDLFFGFSKIFSSLIRGLLLLFMVLAVYFLSINEGHTSGEVRAIAFSSLIIGNVFLILTSLSNTRSFMSIIREKKLSVLIISITALVLLFLTITIPFLQNIFSFQFAGYEHFRISILGASVMLLLFELTKWLKQFKSKKKQH
- a CDS encoding arsenate reductase ArsC, whose amino-acid sequence is MEVKKILVLCTGNSCRSQIAEGYLRHYTNNRAIVYSAGVETHGVNPKAIAIMKEDNIDISNHTSNNVNEYYNVDFDYVITVCDNANERCPFFPSQAKKFHQNFPDPAKATGSEKEVEEKFREVRDLIKKYCQEFAITNIK
- a CDS encoding ArsR/SmtB family transcription factor, which gives rise to MGITKTDIFNEQQNKLATILKALAHPARIAILQHIIKQNACICNDLVNELGLAQATISQHLRELKNIGIIKGNIEGTSVCYCIDEEIWLQIKSELTLFFTEDVKTKKSC
- a CDS encoding NAD(P)H-dependent oxidoreductase, with protein sequence MKHLIIYSHLNPASFTKAIVDEVEKKAIARGEEVKIIDLYGEKFNPVLDMPDIEYMFMGKEIPNDTAHYQKLIQWADHLTIVYPMWWAQMPAMLKGFIDRVFTHGFAYKITENGSVGLLSEKTAHVYINTNTPTAIYEETLMNQAQIRVIEQGVFEFCGIKTETTFFGQVSSGTDALRKSYLETIK
- a CDS encoding SRPBCC domain-containing protein, which gives rise to MQKLQFKKEIKASAQKVYETMLGLKNKATYEYWTATFNPTSTYEGSWDKGSKIHFVGVDESGKKGGMASEIVAHQPAGFVSIRHYGFLDGDLEITTGEQVEKWAGGHENYSFQENNGITTVTVDMDTIDEYLEYFNDIYPKALDKLKEISKK